The Comamonas sp. GB3 AK4-5 genome includes a region encoding these proteins:
- the cueR gene encoding Cu(I)-responsive transcriptional regulator, with the protein MPSPKKATKSPLKTAPPVHWPVSIGDAAQRAGVSARMVRHYESLGLLPAVARTDSGYRQYGPADVHTLRFIRRSRDLGFSMEEIATLLGLWQDQGRASSQVKRIAQRHITELGERIAAMQAMQRTLQTLVHCCHGDDRPDCPILDDLAAQPADTRPQ; encoded by the coding sequence ATGCCATCTCCGAAGAAGGCTACCAAGTCGCCGCTTAAGACGGCCCCTCCGGTGCACTGGCCGGTCTCGATTGGAGACGCAGCACAGCGCGCCGGGGTGTCCGCACGCATGGTCCGCCACTACGAGTCGCTGGGCCTGCTGCCCGCCGTGGCGCGCACCGACAGCGGCTACCGCCAATACGGCCCTGCCGATGTGCACACGCTGCGCTTCATCCGCCGCTCGCGCGATCTGGGCTTTTCCATGGAGGAAATCGCGACCCTGTTAGGCCTGTGGCAAGACCAGGGCCGGGCCAGCAGCCAGGTCAAGCGCATTGCCCAGCGGCATATCACCGAACTGGGCGAGCGCATTGCGGCCATGCAGGCCATGCAGCGCACATTGCAAACCCTGGTGCATTGCTGCCACGGTGACGACAGGCCCGACTGCCCCATCCTGGACGATCTGGCAGCCCAGCCGGCCGATACCAGGCCGCAGTAA
- a CDS encoding branched-chain amino acid ABC transporter permease, producing MDWAYLFEISLTGLASGGLYALAALAFVMVYKATRVVNIAIGELLMVGAYLFFTFASMFALPLWLAIPAAVLGTGLLGAVIERTMIRPLLGEPPISVFMVTVGLASVLVGLVEMIWTADQRRLIEFMPSNPIVIGEAFLAPKVAWGAVVAGVFIAAVLLLFRFWRGGVALRATASDQAAAYSVGINVPRVFSLSWVVSAMIAAVSGIIVGSIGGISSSMGVFGLSVLVVVIVGGLDSVLGALIGGLLIGLVEALAGSYLGGEYKLLATFIVLVLILMLRPYGLFGTREIERL from the coding sequence ATGGACTGGGCTTATCTGTTTGAAATCAGCCTCACAGGCCTGGCCAGCGGCGGTCTGTACGCCCTGGCTGCCCTGGCCTTTGTGATGGTCTACAAGGCCACGCGCGTGGTCAATATCGCCATCGGCGAGCTGCTCATGGTGGGTGCCTATCTGTTCTTCACCTTTGCCTCCATGTTCGCGCTGCCGCTGTGGCTGGCCATTCCCGCCGCCGTGCTGGGCACGGGCCTGCTGGGTGCGGTCATAGAGCGCACCATGATCCGCCCGTTGCTGGGCGAGCCACCAATCTCGGTGTTCATGGTCACCGTGGGCCTGGCCTCGGTGCTGGTGGGCCTGGTGGAGATGATCTGGACGGCCGACCAGCGCCGCCTGATCGAGTTCATGCCCAGCAACCCCATCGTCATAGGCGAGGCCTTTCTCGCGCCCAAGGTGGCCTGGGGTGCCGTGGTGGCGGGCGTGTTCATTGCCGCCGTGCTGCTGCTGTTTCGCTTCTGGCGCGGTGGCGTGGCCTTGCGCGCCACGGCCAGCGACCAGGCCGCGGCCTATTCGGTGGGCATCAACGTCCCACGCGTGTTCTCTCTGTCCTGGGTGGTCTCGGCCATGATCGCCGCGGTCTCGGGAATCATCGTCGGCTCCATAGGCGGCATCTCTTCGTCCATGGGCGTATTCGGTCTGTCCGTGCTGGTGGTGGTCATCGTCGGCGGGCTGGACAGCGTGCTGGGCGCACTCATTGGCGGGCTGCTCATCGGCCTGGTCGAGGCCCTGGCCGGCTCTTATCTGGGCGGCGAATACAAGCTGCTGGCCACCTTCATCGTGCTGGTGCTCATCCTCATGCTGCGCCCTTACGGCCTGTTCGGCACCCGCGAAATCGAACGTCTCTAG
- a CDS encoding heavy-metal-associated domain-containing protein: MEHVFEVSGMTCGHCERAVTNALHEVDAAAQIQIDRGQNKVVVQSQATREALRHAISEEGYQVAA, encoded by the coding sequence ATGGAACATGTATTTGAAGTCAGCGGAATGACCTGCGGCCACTGCGAGCGCGCCGTTACCAATGCCCTGCACGAAGTGGACGCTGCCGCCCAGATCCAGATCGATCGCGGCCAGAACAAGGTGGTGGTGCAAAGCCAAGCCACACGCGAGGCCCTGCGCCATGCCATCTCCGAAGAAGGCTACCAAGTCGCCGCTTAA
- the gstA gene encoding glutathione transferase GstA, translating into MKLYYSPGACSLSPHIVLEESGLSYEAILASTKSHKLQDGTDFYSINPLGYVPFLVLDDGQTLREGPAIVQYLADQVPDKKLIPAAGTMARYRVLEWLTFIGTELHKGFAPLFNPNTPAEYKPTVQAQLRKRFEWVDQELAGKDYLAGPDFSVADAYLFTVSNWTQMVGPDLGDLSHLQAFRRRMAGRPAVQAAMRAEGLLK; encoded by the coding sequence ATGAAGCTCTACTACAGCCCCGGCGCCTGTTCGCTGTCTCCCCATATCGTGCTGGAGGAATCCGGCCTGTCTTACGAGGCCATTCTGGCCAGTACCAAGAGCCACAAGCTCCAGGACGGCACCGACTTCTACAGCATCAACCCGCTGGGCTATGTGCCCTTCCTGGTGCTGGATGATGGCCAGACCCTGCGCGAAGGCCCTGCCATCGTGCAGTACCTGGCAGACCAGGTACCAGACAAAAAACTGATTCCCGCAGCCGGCACCATGGCCCGCTACCGCGTGCTGGAGTGGTTGACCTTTATCGGCACCGAGCTGCACAAGGGCTTTGCGCCACTGTTCAACCCCAACACACCGGCCGAGTACAAACCCACCGTGCAAGCCCAGCTGCGCAAGCGCTTTGAATGGGTGGACCAGGAGCTGGCGGGCAAGGACTACCTGGCCGGCCCCGACTTCTCTGTGGCCGATGCCTATCTCTTCACCGTATCCAACTGGACCCAGATGGTGGGTCCGGACCTGGGCGACCTCAGCCATTTGCAGGCTTTCCGCCGTCGCATGGCGGGCCGCCCTGCCGTGCAAGCGGCCATGCGTGCCGAAGGTTTGTTGAAATAA
- a CDS encoding branched-chain amino acid ABC transporter permease yields MRIGTFKESYVADATLFDSRTQKMWLAIAGALLLLFPFVASDYWLYLACLVAINVASATGLNILTGYTGLVSLGQAAFMGLGAYTVAILQTRWNLPFAVNLLAGGLVAMVGGIVVGIPSLRVKGLYLAIATIAASFIAHFLFANLAITGGTAGISMPPAQLFGMELDTSFRLYWLIVPVTIVMLIGAANLFRTRIGRAFIAIRDRDISAEVLGIPLLRYKLLSFGLSSFYAGVAGGLWAYFFRVVTPESFPLLMSIFFLAAIIVGGMGSILGGILGAVFMTMVPELLKLIVDLLPGGSEYTVFLSPVRTMLFGLLIIGFLVFEPLGLAEMWRRIRRFFHLWPFRN; encoded by the coding sequence ATGCGCATAGGAACCTTCAAGGAAAGCTACGTTGCCGACGCAACGCTGTTCGACTCCCGCACGCAGAAAATGTGGCTGGCCATTGCCGGCGCCCTGCTGCTGCTGTTTCCCTTTGTGGCCAGCGATTATTGGCTCTACCTGGCCTGCCTGGTCGCCATCAACGTGGCCAGCGCCACGGGGCTCAACATCCTGACCGGCTACACCGGCTTGGTCAGCCTGGGCCAGGCCGCCTTTATGGGGCTGGGCGCCTACACGGTGGCCATTTTGCAGACCCGCTGGAATCTGCCCTTTGCCGTCAACCTGCTGGCAGGCGGCCTGGTGGCCATGGTGGGTGGCATCGTGGTGGGCATACCGTCGCTGCGCGTCAAAGGCCTGTACCTGGCCATCGCCACGATTGCGGCCTCGTTCATTGCCCACTTTCTGTTTGCCAATCTGGCGATCACGGGTGGCACCGCGGGCATCTCGATGCCGCCGGCCCAGCTGTTCGGCATGGAGCTCGACACCTCGTTTCGGCTGTACTGGCTGATCGTGCCCGTCACCATCGTCATGCTCATCGGTGCGGCCAATCTGTTTCGCACCCGCATCGGCCGGGCCTTTATCGCCATACGCGACCGGGACATCTCTGCCGAGGTGCTGGGCATACCGCTGCTGCGCTACAAGCTGCTGTCCTTCGGACTGTCCTCGTTCTACGCGGGCGTGGCCGGCGGGCTGTGGGCCTACTTCTTTCGCGTGGTCACCCCCGAGAGCTTTCCGCTGCTGATGTCCATCTTCTTCCTCGCAGCCATCATCGTGGGCGGCATGGGCTCCATCCTGGGCGGCATTCTGGGCGCGGTCTTCATGACCATGGTGCCCGAGCTGCTCAAGCTCATCGTCGACCTGCTGCCCGGTGGCAGCGAGTACACGGTGTTTCTCTCGCCCGTGCGCACCATGCTGTTCGGGCTGTTGATCATCGGTTTTCTGGTGTTCGAGCCGCTGGGGCTCGCAGAAATGTGGCGGCGCATACGCCGCTTCTTCCATCTGTGGCCCTTCCGAAATTAA
- a CDS encoding TetR/AcrR family transcriptional regulator, whose product MKKLTVETKTRRNKSNPSTVDSPWASAPDRERQREVKRNAVLQAAAQLFNERGFHATSLDDIAARLNVSKPTLYYYVKNKDEILLQCVNKGLSMTLEGIEASRKAGGKAIDQLRACMEAYARVVTLDFGMCLIRVGDEQVPAESRKELRRQKSAIDQAFRRLVAEGVKEGTVAPCDPKMTAFVIAGALSWIGRWYQPGGEYPAEEVAKRCIDTLLAGVLLREDSSAAGGQTSAPQTPAKAVKVQEKAEARKPATARKVAATAAAAAQKTVVPKAARKRTAGA is encoded by the coding sequence ATGAAGAAGTTGACCGTCGAAACCAAGACCCGTCGGAACAAAAGCAACCCGTCCACGGTGGATTCGCCCTGGGCCAGTGCCCCCGATCGCGAGCGCCAGCGTGAGGTCAAGCGCAATGCCGTGCTGCAGGCTGCAGCCCAGCTGTTCAATGAGCGCGGCTTTCATGCCACCTCGCTGGATGACATCGCTGCACGGCTGAACGTCAGCAAGCCCACGCTGTACTACTACGTGAAGAACAAGGACGAGATCCTGTTGCAGTGCGTGAACAAGGGCCTGAGCATGACCCTGGAAGGCATAGAGGCCTCGCGCAAGGCAGGGGGCAAGGCCATAGACCAGTTGCGCGCCTGCATGGAGGCGTATGCGCGCGTCGTCACCCTGGACTTCGGCATGTGCCTGATTCGCGTGGGTGACGAGCAGGTGCCTGCCGAAAGTCGCAAGGAGCTGCGGCGCCAGAAATCCGCCATAGACCAGGCTTTCAGGCGCCTGGTGGCCGAGGGGGTGAAGGAGGGCACGGTCGCGCCCTGTGACCCCAAGATGACGGCCTTTGTGATTGCCGGTGCCTTGAGCTGGATAGGGCGCTGGTACCAGCCCGGGGGCGAGTACCCGGCCGAGGAGGTGGCCAAGCGCTGCATAGACACGTTGCTGGCGGGCGTGCTGCTGCGTGAGGATTCATCTGCAGCCGGGGGGCAGACCTCGGCACCCCAAACGCCGGCCAAAGCGGTCAAAGTGCAGGAGAAAGCCGAGGCCCGCAAGCCCGCTACCGCCCGGAAAGTGGCGGCAACGGCGGCCGCTGCGGCACAGAAGACCGTGGTGCCAAAGGCCGCGCGCAAGCGCACGGCCGGCGCTTGA
- a CDS encoding methyl-accepting chemotaxis protein: protein MNVFALMRMFTIRLRMLGAIAVVLLLLGMLGGAGMWGMFRIQSMSQDFRTSSYEKVQHLSQLRASLGLVRQYEKDMIIQYENPERVTKAKASWIQGLEQVKTVAQRFVGEISDADDLIVQDLMQRMNNYQKLFEPVVRQLEANGYDTATIAYRMGNKAMTELAEVDALVQKLAQVLQDEADAAQLREATVAEQTQWLFLLSVVITVLVVAPLTLLNMVSICRPLEAVRRMALAIAKGDLSQQIRVEGKDEVADLQNALKEMRHSLNHMVGQVRDASGNIGTASQEIATGNSDLSSRTEQTAGNLQQTVASLMQLTSTVQQTASSSQLANQLASSASDTASRGGAIVQQAVQSMQDISASSRKIGDIIGLIDSIAFQTNILALNAAVEAARAGEQGRGFAVVAGEVRSLAGRSAEAANEIKRLIQTSVTAVDGGVRHVEEAGKTMQEMVDGVRRVGDIIGEITAATSEQSAGIGQLNQAVGDIDRMTQQNAALVEEASAAADSLRDQAARLSQVVSQFHLDQALLHQEHAQGGMAASFAGMPAPRSPARVAAASGPALLR from the coding sequence ATGAATGTTTTTGCGCTCATGCGGATGTTCACTATCAGGTTGCGCATGTTGGGTGCGATCGCCGTGGTGTTGCTGCTGCTTGGCATGCTGGGGGGCGCAGGAATGTGGGGAATGTTCCGCATCCAGTCCATGAGCCAGGACTTCCGCACCAGCTCGTATGAAAAGGTGCAACACCTGTCGCAGCTGCGGGCCAGCCTGGGACTGGTGCGCCAGTACGAGAAGGACATGATCATCCAGTACGAAAACCCGGAGCGCGTGACCAAGGCCAAGGCGTCGTGGATCCAGGGGCTGGAGCAGGTCAAGACGGTGGCCCAGCGGTTTGTGGGCGAGATCAGTGATGCGGATGACCTCATCGTCCAGGACCTGATGCAACGCATGAACAACTACCAGAAGCTGTTTGAGCCGGTGGTGCGCCAGCTGGAGGCCAATGGCTATGACACGGCCACGATTGCCTATCGCATGGGCAACAAGGCCATGACCGAGCTGGCGGAAGTGGACGCCCTGGTGCAAAAGCTGGCCCAGGTGCTGCAGGATGAGGCCGATGCCGCCCAGCTGCGTGAGGCCACGGTGGCGGAGCAGACCCAGTGGCTGTTCCTGCTGTCGGTGGTGATCACCGTGCTGGTGGTGGCACCGCTGACGCTGCTGAACATGGTGTCCATTTGCCGCCCGCTGGAAGCGGTGCGCCGCATGGCCCTGGCCATTGCCAAGGGCGATCTGTCGCAGCAGATACGGGTGGAAGGCAAGGACGAAGTGGCCGATCTGCAAAACGCTTTGAAGGAGATGCGCCACAGCCTGAACCATATGGTGGGTCAGGTGCGCGATGCCAGCGGCAACATCGGCACGGCCAGCCAGGAAATTGCCACTGGCAACTCGGATCTGTCTTCGCGTACCGAGCAAACGGCCGGCAATCTGCAGCAGACCGTGGCGTCGCTGATGCAGCTGACCTCGACGGTGCAGCAGACCGCATCGTCTTCACAGCTGGCGAACCAGCTGGCCAGCTCGGCCAGCGATACGGCATCGCGCGGCGGCGCCATCGTGCAGCAGGCGGTGCAGAGCATGCAGGACATCTCGGCCTCCAGCCGCAAGATTGGCGACATCATTGGCCTGATCGACTCCATCGCCTTCCAGACCAATATCCTGGCGCTGAACGCGGCCGTGGAAGCGGCCCGCGCCGGTGAGCAGGGCCGTGGCTTTGCCGTGGTGGCTGGTGAGGTGCGCTCCCTGGCGGGTCGCAGTGCGGAAGCCGCCAACGAGATCAAGCGCCTGATCCAGACCAGCGTGACCGCCGTGGACGGCGGTGTGCGCCATGTGGAAGAGGCCGGCAAGACCATGCAGGAAATGGTGGATGGGGTGCGCCGTGTCGGCGACATCATTGGCGAGATCACGGCCGCCACCAGCGAACAGTCGGCCGGTATTGGCCAGCTGAACCAAGCGGTGGGCGATATCGACCGCATGACCCAGCAGAATGCGGCGTTGGTGGAGGAGGCATCGGCCGCCGCAGACTCGCTGCGCGACCAAGCCGCACGTCTGTCTCAGGTGGTCAGCCAGTTCCACTTGGACCAGGCACTGCTGCATCAAGAGCATGCACAAGGCGGCATGGCAGCCTCTTTTGCTGGCATGCCCGCACCGCGCAGCCCTGCGCGTGTGGCTGCCGCATCGGGACCAGCCTTGCTGCGCTGA
- the mnmG gene encoding tRNA uridine-5-carboxymethylaminomethyl(34) synthesis enzyme MnmG: MLYPQEFDVIVVGGGHAGTEAALAAARMGSKTLLLTHNIETLGQMSCNPSIGGIGKGHLVKEVDAMGGAMALATDKGGIQFRILNSSKGPAVRATRAQADRILYKAAIRETLENQPNLWLFQQAVDDLMVEGDRVVGAVTQVGISFRSRTVVLTAGTFLDGKIHVGLDNYAAGRAGDPPAVTLSARLKELKLPQGRLKTGTPPRIDGRSIDFSQCTQQPGDGMPGGINEGHVPVFSFQGNAAMHPQQMPCWITHTNERTHEIIRSGFDRSPMFTGKIEGVGPRYCPSVEDKINRFADKDSHQIFLEPEGLTTHEYYPNGISTSLPFDIQYALVRSMKGLENAHILRPGYAIEYDYFDPRALKSSFETRQIQGLFFAGQINGTTGYEEAAAQGMFAGINAGLQARGQGPWTPRRDEAYLGVLVDDLITKGVTEPYRMFTSRAEFRLQLREDNADMRLTEIGRQLGVVGDVQWEMFNRKRDAVSRETERLKATWVNPRNLPAAESERVLGKSIEHEYNLFDLLRRPGVEYAALMGMDGGRYAAAEVSQENLGELRDGVLEQVEIAAKYSGYIDRQKDEVQRAAHYEALKLPAELDYMQVAALSIEVRQTLQKHRPETLGQASRISGVTPAAVSLLMIHLKKGGFKGFAPGRTTVEESQA; this comes from the coding sequence ATGCTGTATCCCCAAGAATTTGATGTGATCGTCGTCGGTGGCGGTCACGCCGGCACCGAAGCCGCACTGGCTGCCGCCCGCATGGGCAGCAAGACGCTGCTGCTGACCCACAATATTGAAACCCTCGGCCAGATGAGCTGCAACCCGTCCATTGGCGGTATTGGCAAAGGCCATCTGGTGAAGGAGGTGGATGCCATGGGCGGTGCCATGGCCCTGGCCACGGACAAGGGCGGTATCCAGTTTCGTATTCTGAATAGCTCCAAGGGCCCGGCCGTGCGTGCCACCCGTGCCCAGGCCGACCGCATTCTGTACAAGGCCGCCATCCGCGAGACGCTGGAGAACCAGCCCAATCTGTGGCTGTTCCAGCAGGCGGTGGACGACCTGATGGTGGAGGGCGACCGCGTGGTGGGTGCCGTGACCCAGGTGGGGATCAGCTTCCGTAGCCGCACCGTGGTGCTGACTGCTGGCACCTTCCTGGACGGCAAGATCCACGTGGGCCTGGACAACTATGCCGCGGGCCGGGCAGGGGATCCGCCAGCCGTCACGCTGTCGGCTCGCTTGAAGGAGCTGAAGCTGCCCCAGGGCCGCTTGAAGACCGGCACGCCCCCGCGCATTGATGGCCGCAGCATCGACTTCAGCCAGTGCACCCAGCAGCCCGGCGACGGCATGCCCGGTGGCATCAACGAAGGCCATGTGCCGGTGTTCAGCTTCCAAGGCAATGCGGCCATGCACCCGCAGCAAATGCCTTGCTGGATCACCCACACCAATGAGCGCACGCACGAGATCATCCGCAGCGGCTTTGACCGCAGCCCCATGTTCACCGGCAAGATCGAGGGCGTGGGCCCGCGTTACTGCCCCAGCGTGGAAGACAAGATCAATCGCTTTGCCGACAAGGACAGCCACCAGATCTTTCTGGAGCCCGAGGGCCTGACCACGCACGAGTACTACCCCAACGGCATTTCCACCTCGCTGCCGTTTGATATCCAGTACGCACTGGTGCGCTCCATGAAGGGTCTGGAGAACGCCCATATCCTGCGCCCCGGCTATGCCATCGAGTACGACTACTTTGACCCGCGCGCGCTGAAGAGCAGCTTCGAGACGCGCCAGATTCAAGGCCTGTTCTTTGCCGGGCAGATCAATGGCACGACGGGCTATGAAGAAGCCGCGGCCCAGGGCATGTTCGCCGGCATCAACGCTGGCCTCCAGGCACGGGGCCAAGGCCCGTGGACGCCGCGCCGCGATGAGGCCTATCTGGGCGTGCTGGTCGACGACCTGATCACCAAGGGCGTGACCGAGCCCTACCGCATGTTCACCAGCCGGGCCGAGTTCCGCCTGCAGCTGCGTGAAGACAATGCCGATATGCGCCTGACCGAGATCGGCCGCCAGCTCGGCGTGGTGGGTGATGTGCAGTGGGAGATGTTCAATCGCAAGCGCGATGCTGTTTCACGTGAAACAGAGCGCCTGAAAGCCACCTGGGTGAATCCGCGCAACCTGCCGGCTGCCGAGTCCGAGCGTGTACTGGGCAAAAGCATCGAGCATGAATACAACCTGTTCGACCTGTTGCGTCGCCCCGGTGTGGAATATGCCGCGCTGATGGGCATGGATGGTGGCCGGTACGCCGCAGCCGAGGTGTCGCAGGAAAACCTGGGCGAGCTGCGCGATGGCGTGCTGGAGCAGGTGGAGATTGCGGCCAAGTACTCCGGCTACATCGACCGGCAAAAGGACGAGGTGCAGCGCGCCGCCCATTACGAGGCGTTGAAGTTGCCGGCAGAGCTGGACTATATGCAGGTGGCGGCCTTGTCGATCGAGGTGCGGCAGACGTTGCAAAAGCACCGCCCTGAAACCCTGGGCCAGGCTTCGCGTATTTCCGGCGTCACGCCGGCTGCCGTGTCGCTGCTGATGATTCACCTGAAGAAGGGTGGCTTCAAGGGCTTTGCCCCCGGCCGCACCACGGTTGAGGAGTCCCAGGCATGA
- a CDS encoding ABC transporter ATP-binding protein, translated as MTDTGTANVLEINNIEVIYNKVVQALRGLSLSVPRGQIVALLGSNGAGKSTTLKAVSGLLALEDGLLASGRVLYNGQSTAQYAPQQLVRRGLSHVMEGRRVFEDLTVEENLIASTYALTGRSNGQAKPDFDLVYSYFPRLFERRKGLAGYLSGGEQQMLAIGRALIAQPELILLDEPSLGLSPKLTEDIFAIIARINAERGTSMLLVEQNATVALAVAHSGYIMENGKIVIDGSAERLSQDADVREFYLGMGGSGEAKSFKDIKHYKRRKRWLS; from the coding sequence ATGACAGACACAGGCACAGCGAACGTCCTCGAAATCAACAATATCGAGGTCATCTACAACAAGGTGGTGCAGGCCCTGCGCGGCCTGTCCCTCAGCGTGCCACGCGGGCAGATCGTGGCCTTGCTGGGCAGCAATGGCGCGGGTAAGAGCACCACGCTCAAGGCCGTCTCCGGCCTGCTCGCGCTGGAGGACGGGCTGCTGGCCAGTGGCCGCGTGCTGTACAACGGCCAGTCCACCGCGCAGTACGCGCCTCAGCAACTGGTGCGTCGGGGCCTGTCCCATGTCATGGAGGGCCGACGCGTGTTTGAAGACCTCACGGTGGAGGAGAACCTGATCGCCTCCACCTACGCACTCACGGGACGAAGCAACGGCCAGGCCAAGCCCGATTTCGACCTGGTCTACAGCTACTTTCCGCGCCTGTTCGAGCGTCGCAAGGGGCTGGCGGGCTATCTCTCGGGCGGTGAGCAGCAGATGCTGGCCATAGGCCGGGCGTTGATTGCCCAACCCGAACTCATCTTGCTGGACGAGCCCTCACTGGGCCTTTCCCCCAAGCTCACCGAAGACATCTTCGCCATCATCGCGCGCATCAATGCCGAGCGCGGCACCTCCATGCTGCTGGTGGAGCAAAACGCCACCGTGGCCCTGGCCGTGGCGCACAGCGGCTACATCATGGAGAACGGCAAGATCGTCATCGACGGTTCGGCCGAGCGCCTCTCGCAAGACGCCGATGTGCGCGAGTTCTACCTGGGCATGGGTGGCAGCGGCGAAGCCAAGAGCTTCAAGGACATCAAGCACTACAAACGTCGCAAAAGATGGTTGTCATAA
- a CDS encoding ABC transporter substrate-binding protein, with amino-acid sequence MHNQPNSRRRSLLLAAGAAMATPLGIPMLAHAQAGEDIVIGGSIPMTGVFAFAGVGINAGIADYVKIVNDAGGIKGRKVKYVGEDTGYKVDVSVATFKKITSQNKVNLYYGDSTGFAKTINPELDRNGNILMAGASFASELNDPKKFPNQFLVGPDYTEMFGILLKHIAKEKPGAKVAFVYSDSEFGRDPIERSEAEAKKLGLSVAIKIMTPAGSVDVSTEVIKLRRAAPDYTIFHGYILAPIPEFISQGKQQGMKSKWMGTFWTMDSSTVMKMGEAGDGFMGVMPFRYYYDTEKAPMLEKIRALRPTYQSTAYIQGFLAAMLFLESAKRCLDAGKPLTGANLKAGLNSLKDFDTGGLIGTPITIKGNSIPVGRVYQADMKAQKMLPASDWIKL; translated from the coding sequence ATGCACAACCAACCAAATTCCCGCCGCCGCTCGCTGCTGCTCGCCGCTGGCGCCGCCATGGCCACCCCTTTGGGCATTCCCATGCTGGCCCATGCCCAGGCGGGGGAAGACATCGTGATCGGTGGCTCGATTCCCATGACCGGCGTGTTTGCGTTTGCAGGCGTGGGCATCAATGCCGGCATTGCCGACTACGTGAAGATCGTCAACGACGCAGGCGGCATCAAGGGCCGCAAGGTCAAATACGTGGGCGAAGACACGGGCTACAAGGTCGATGTCTCGGTGGCCACATTCAAGAAGATCACCAGCCAGAACAAGGTCAACCTCTACTACGGCGACTCCACCGGCTTTGCCAAAACCATCAACCCCGAGCTGGACCGCAACGGCAATATCTTGATGGCGGGTGCCTCCTTCGCCTCCGAACTCAACGACCCCAAGAAGTTTCCCAACCAGTTTTTGGTCGGCCCTGACTACACGGAGATGTTCGGCATCCTGCTCAAGCACATCGCCAAGGAAAAGCCGGGCGCCAAGGTGGCCTTCGTCTATTCAGACTCCGAGTTCGGCCGCGACCCCATTGAGCGCAGCGAGGCCGAGGCCAAGAAGCTGGGCCTGTCCGTTGCCATCAAGATCATGACGCCTGCAGGCAGCGTGGACGTGTCCACCGAGGTCATCAAGCTGCGCCGCGCCGCGCCCGACTACACCATCTTCCACGGCTACATCCTGGCCCCCATTCCCGAGTTCATCAGCCAGGGCAAACAGCAGGGCATGAAGTCCAAATGGATGGGCACCTTCTGGACCATGGACAGCTCCACCGTGATGAAGATGGGCGAGGCCGGCGATGGCTTCATGGGTGTCATGCCTTTTCGCTACTACTACGACACGGAAAAAGCGCCCATGCTGGAAAAGATCCGCGCCCTGCGCCCCACTTACCAGAGCACGGCCTATATCCAGGGCTTTCTGGCGGCCATGCTGTTCCTGGAGTCGGCCAAGCGCTGCCTGGACGCGGGCAAGCCTTTGACGGGAGCCAACCTCAAGGCAGGACTCAACAGCCTCAAGGACTTCGACACCGGAGGCCTGATCGGCACGCCCATCACCATCAAGGGCAACTCCATCCCCGTGGGCCGCGTCTACCAGGCCGATATGAAGGCCCAGAAGATGCTGCCAGCCTCCGACTGGATAAAACTCTGA
- a CDS encoding ABC transporter ATP-binding protein, with product METKPIRGASTPLLQVDGVTLAFGGVKALSGVSFAVQPGSITAVIGPNGAGKTSLFNTISGFYRPTGGSIRFRGQDITRVPAPQRARLGLGRSFQNIALFRGMTVLDNIKLGRHAHLKTNVFDALLYMGRARREEADLRRDIEERIIDFLEIDHIRHAPVAALSYGLQKRVEMARALAMQPEILMLDEPVAGMNREETEDMARFILDVRAEWGVTVLMVEHDMGMVMDLSDHVVVLNFGQVIAQGLPAHVQADPEVGRAYLGSGDVGELRRKLQAAATAQGVA from the coding sequence ATGGAGACAAAACCAATCCGGGGGGCGTCCACCCCTTTGTTACAAGTGGACGGCGTCACGCTGGCCTTTGGCGGCGTCAAGGCGCTGTCGGGGGTGAGCTTTGCGGTGCAGCCCGGCTCCATCACCGCCGTGATCGGGCCCAACGGCGCAGGCAAGACTTCGCTGTTCAACACCATCTCGGGCTTTTACCGGCCCACCGGGGGCTCCATACGCTTTCGCGGCCAGGACATCACCCGGGTGCCCGCACCGCAGCGTGCCCGCCTGGGCCTGGGGCGCAGCTTCCAGAACATTGCGCTATTTCGCGGCATGACGGTGCTGGACAACATCAAGCTGGGTCGCCACGCCCACCTCAAAACCAATGTCTTCGATGCATTGCTCTACATGGGCCGTGCGCGCCGCGAAGAAGCCGATCTGCGCCGCGACATCGAGGAGCGCATCATCGATTTCCTGGAGATCGACCATATCCGCCACGCCCCCGTGGCCGCACTGTCCTACGGCCTGCAAAAGCGCGTGGAAATGGCACGCGCCCTGGCCATGCAGCCCGAGATCCTCATGCTCGATGAGCCCGTGGCCGGCATGAACCGCGAAGAGACCGAGGACATGGCGCGCTTCATCCTTGATGTGCGTGCCGAATGGGGCGTCACCGTGCTCATGGTCGAGCACGACATGGGCATGGTCATGGACCTGTCCGATCACGTGGTGGTGCTCAATTTCGGGCAGGTGATTGCCCAGGGCCTGCCGGCCCATGTACAGGCCGATCCCGAGGTGGGCCGGGCCTATCTGGGCTCGGGCGATGTGGGCGAGCTGCGCCGCAAACTGCAAGCGGCCGCTACGGCACAAGGAGTCGCGTGA